TATGTTCGAGGTTGGCGGTGTTGATAAAAAAACTGCGCATGAAGCATTGACAGTTGCAGCTCATAAACTCCCTATTAAAACTAAAATTACTCAGAGACCGGATTTAGAATCATAAAAGGATTTTGTAAAAATGAAGATCTATGAAATAAGAGAAATGTCCACAGACGAAATAAGAAAGAGAATTCTCGAAGAACAATCTAATCTTGTTGATTTGAGATTTCAGCATGAATTGAAAAATCTTACTAACACTGCTAAACTGCAATTGGTTAAAAAAGATATTGCAAAAATGAAAACCGTTCTTAAAGAACGCGAATTGCAGGAAGCTAAAAACTCAAAGACTAAACAATAAGGAGCATTTGTTTTTCGATGGAGACAAGAAATACTAGAAAAGTTAGAATCGGTTCGGTAGTTAGCAATAAAATGAAGAAGAGCATAATTGTGGCTATTGAAAGACGTGTGGCTCATCCGATTTATAAAAAATATTTCAAGAAGACCACAAAGTTGATGGCGCATGACGAAAATAATGAATGTAAACCTGGCGATGTTGTCAAAATTATGGAAATACGGCCAATGAGCAAAAGAAAAAAATGGCGTCTTGTTGAAATAGTTGAAAAAGCCAAATAGTGCTTTACTTAATACAAAGTTTGATTGGGAGTTTATAAAAAATGGTTCAAGAAGAAACAAATTTAGTGGTTGCGGATAATTCGGGTGCTAAAAAAGTTCGATGTATTCGCGTGTTGGGCGGTTCTAATCGCCGCTATGCTAGCCTCGGCGATGTAATTGTTGTTAGCGTTAAATCCGCTATTCCGGGCGGCGGTGTTAAAAAAGGAGAAGTCTCCAGAGCGGTTATTGTAAGAACTAAAAAAGAAGTTAGAAGAAACGACGGATCTTATATCCGGTTCGATGAAAATGCTGCTGTTCTTCTCAATGCCCAGGGCGAACCGAGAGGCACACGTATCTTCGGACCTGTTGCAAGAGAATTGCGCGATAAAAAATTTATGAAAATTATCTCTCTGGCTCCAGAGGTTCTCTAAGAGGATTGTCAATATGAAAATTAGAAAAAATGATTCTGTAATTGTTATCTCCGGCAACTCCAAAGGTAAAACCGGTAAAGTTCTGAAAGTCTTTCCTGCCGAAAACCGTGTTATTATCGAAGGCGTTAATTTGCGTAAGAGACATACTAAAGCTAATCAGAAGAATCCGCAGGGCGGCATTATAGAAAAAGAAGCTCCTATTAATGTCTCCAATGTTATGCTTCTTGATCCTAAAACTAATGAACCGACGAAAATTGGTACTAAAATAATTATAGACGATAAAACAGGTAAAAAGAAAAGCGCTCGATTAAGCAAAGTTAGCGGCGAAATGATCGCATAATAAATTTTAAGGACTCATAATCACGATGGCAAAGCAAAAAGAACAAAAAGAACAGACGGCTCAATCACCTAAAAAAGGGAAAACTGCTGAAGAACCGAAAACTAAAGTGGTTGAAGAAAAAATTCCGGCACGATTAAAAGAAAAATATATTAAAGAGATCGTTCCTAAATTAAAAGAACAGTTCGGCTATAAAAGTATTATGCAGGTCCCCAAGATCGAAAAAATTGTTCTTAATATGGGTGTGGGACAGGCAGTTCAGGATCCGAAAATTCTTGACGAAGCCGTTAAAGATCTCGAAACCATTACAGGCCAGAAAGTTTCGGTCCGTATTGCTAAAAAAGCTATATCAAACTTCAAACTCCGCGAGAATATGAAGATTGGTGCTAAAGTTACTTTGAGACAGGAAAGAATGTATGAATTCCTCGATCGCTTGATTACAATCGCGCTTCCGAGAGTACGCGACTTTAGAGGCGTTCCTGATAAATCTTTCGACGGAAGAGGAAATTACACTTTGGGAATTAAAGAGCAGATCATTTTCCCCGAAATCAATGTGGACAAGGTTACTAAAGTTCTCGGAATGGATGTTACATTCGTTACAACGGCAAAATCCGATAAAGA
This window of the Melioribacteraceae bacterium genome carries:
- the rplN gene encoding 50S ribosomal protein L14 produces the protein MVQEETNLVVADNSGAKKVRCIRVLGGSNRRYASLGDVIVVSVKSAIPGGGVKKGEVSRAVIVRTKKEVRRNDGSYIRFDENAAVLLNAQGEPRGTRIFGPVARELRDKKFMKIISLAPEVL
- the rplE gene encoding 50S ribosomal protein L5 produces the protein MPARLKEKYIKEIVPKLKEQFGYKSIMQVPKIEKIVLNMGVGQAVQDPKILDEAVKDLETITGQKVSVRIAKKAISNFKLRENMKIGAKVTLRQERMYEFLDRLITIALPRVRDFRGVPDKSFDGRGNYTLGIKEQIIFPEINVDKVTKVLGMDVTFVTTAKSDKEAFELLSAFGMPFRKKEIN
- the rpmC gene encoding 50S ribosomal protein L29, translated to MKIYEIREMSTDEIRKRILEEQSNLVDLRFQHELKNLTNTAKLQLVKKDIAKMKTVLKERELQEAKNSKTKQ
- the rpsQ gene encoding 30S ribosomal protein S17, which produces METRNTRKVRIGSVVSNKMKKSIIVAIERRVAHPIYKKYFKKTTKLMAHDENNECKPGDVVKIMEIRPMSKRKKWRLVEIVEKAK
- the rplX gene encoding 50S ribosomal protein L24 — encoded protein: MKIRKNDSVIVISGNSKGKTGKVLKVFPAENRVIIEGVNLRKRHTKANQKNPQGGIIEKEAPINVSNVMLLDPKTNEPTKIGTKIIIDDKTGKKKSARLSKVSGEMIA